Proteins from a single region of Pseudomonas sp. 10S4:
- a CDS encoding NUDIX hydrolase, with amino-acid sequence MKVRATVICEQDRHVLLVRKPRCRWTLPGGKVEPGETKVDAATRELAEETGLGVDGMLYLMELEDGSTRHHVYEASVVNLHEARPLNEIIDCMWHPLDAIHNLKISDATLRIVKAYQRRL; translated from the coding sequence ATGAAAGTACGCGCCACCGTTATTTGCGAGCAAGACCGACATGTCCTCCTGGTGCGCAAGCCCCGATGTCGCTGGACCTTGCCTGGCGGAAAGGTCGAGCCAGGGGAAACCAAAGTGGACGCGGCCACGCGAGAGCTGGCGGAAGAAACCGGGCTCGGGGTCGATGGCATGTTGTACCTGATGGAACTGGAAGACGGCAGCACCCGGCACCATGTTTACGAAGCGTCGGTGGTGAACCTGCATGAGGCCCGGCCGCTGAATGAGATTATCGATTGCATGTGGCATCCACTGGATGCCATTCACAACCTGAAAATCAGCGACGCCACGCTGCGCATCGTCAAAGCGTATCAGCGCCGCTTGTAA
- a CDS encoding SPOR domain-containing protein, with translation MSIEMLTKMHMNGYDVLSVNHGPWRVCTKDDRLGAFASREEALAFAASLPAYKARSRRPARSQ, from the coding sequence ATGAGCATTGAGATGCTGACCAAGATGCACATGAACGGTTACGACGTACTCAGCGTGAACCACGGCCCTTGGCGGGTATGCACCAAAGATGACCGCCTGGGCGCCTTTGCCAGTCGGGAAGAGGCACTGGCCTTTGCGGCGTCTTTACCGGCGTATAAGGCGCGGTCTAGACGACCGGCGCGTAGCCAGTAG
- the osmE gene encoding osmotically-inducible lipoprotein OsmE has translation MNKPLFALLAVLAASSGCGSDSQVYRNQPLVAKIENGMSQDQVQQIGGKPLAITDRTVEPGTCFDYKLVQAGHQQLYNVSFDGAGKVDHTSFMSCAEWSNAQQRAREPSHSVSSGGGY, from the coding sequence ATGAACAAGCCTCTGTTCGCACTGCTCGCCGTGCTGGCGGCGTCGAGCGGTTGCGGCTCCGATTCACAGGTCTATCGCAACCAGCCGTTGGTCGCCAAGATCGAAAACGGCATGAGCCAGGATCAAGTCCAGCAGATTGGCGGCAAACCGCTGGCCATCACTGATCGCACGGTGGAGCCCGGCACCTGCTTTGACTACAAACTGGTTCAGGCCGGTCATCAACAGCTCTACAACGTCAGTTTCGATGGCGCGGGCAAGGTCGACCACACCAGCTTCATGAGCTGCGCGGAGTGGAGCAATGCCCAACAGAGAGCCAGGGAGCCCTCCCACTCTGTCAGCAGTGGTGGAGGCTACTGA
- a CDS encoding TonB-dependent receptor plug domain-containing protein — protein MRNCPVPAYRPLLLPLSFACSLTSFSLEAAETGSPTLDTVVVTGNRGAEQRTVTTSPTPIDVVTGEQLRSVGKPSLLEALSKFIPSFNLPDRAGWDASGVVRSATLRGLTASHVLVLVNGKRRHTSATLNINGINSGAAPSDLDLIPVASIDHIEVLRDGAAAQYGSDAIAGVINIILKQTTGGSSDTTLGQGYDGKRGTGQEALNYGFQVGEAGVLNVSLDTRYQERDNKAGSNGYSAHYYPQADGSPDPREADASHHTYKGYGLPRSQLADAGYNLDLPLNDAVTLYSFSTLATRENNDGQNFRLPSGRNTITTGPNGYPDGYSPYWLVNETDFQSAFGAKGDNFGGWAWDLSSTYGRNYAKQRTYDNQNPSLGENTPNKFTSGIYIADQLTSNLDLKKSYEIGLAKPMDVAFGFEHRRESYETRAGSEDSYIDGGYVFPDDSPRAGQRPDPGAQVTNGITPEDAQKVSRNSVASYIDLGFYPVEQWYFGVAGRYEHYNEGIGGTRSGKLSTRYEFNPLFSVRGSVSNGFRAPSLANQIFTARSTGFDTINGVYQSYNYVILPVNSAGAQALGAQALKPERSTNFSLGFALTPSEDLSLTVDGYVINLRDRLVLSERFQGPGVASLLDSIGVPATAGAQYFTNGANTRTSGVDVVGNYRQNLNRYGTVKWTAALNYNHTQILSVNDTPEQLTALGGNFQLMGRQSRALITKTSPSSKMIFSADWGISDVDVNLRLTRYGKYTEVNSSSDPSLDREYSAKWITDLDVAYALTKQLTVAVGAQNLFDKYPDHIGVPNSSFGDNWGSYSPFGFTGGYYYTRVQYAF, from the coding sequence ATGCGCAACTGCCCAGTACCTGCTTACCGTCCTTTATTACTGCCGCTGTCCTTTGCCTGTAGCCTGACCTCGTTCAGCCTCGAAGCCGCTGAAACCGGGTCGCCGACCCTCGACACCGTTGTCGTCACCGGCAACCGTGGTGCCGAACAACGTACCGTCACCACCAGCCCGACACCCATCGACGTGGTGACCGGCGAACAATTGCGCTCCGTCGGCAAACCCAGCCTGCTGGAAGCGCTGAGCAAATTCATCCCGTCATTCAACCTGCCGGACCGCGCAGGCTGGGATGCCAGCGGCGTGGTGCGCTCGGCAACCCTGCGCGGTTTGACCGCGTCCCATGTGCTGGTGCTGGTCAACGGCAAGCGCCGGCACACCAGCGCGACGTTGAATATCAATGGGATCAACAGCGGTGCAGCACCCAGCGACCTGGATTTGATCCCGGTGGCGTCCATCGACCATATCGAGGTGCTGCGCGACGGTGCGGCGGCGCAATACGGTTCGGATGCGATCGCCGGGGTGATCAACATCATCCTCAAGCAGACCACCGGCGGCAGCTCCGACACAACCCTCGGCCAGGGCTATGACGGCAAACGCGGCACCGGCCAGGAAGCGCTCAATTATGGTTTTCAGGTGGGCGAAGCCGGAGTGCTCAACGTCTCCCTCGACACCCGCTATCAGGAACGTGACAACAAGGCCGGCAGCAACGGCTACAGCGCCCATTACTACCCGCAGGCCGACGGCTCGCCGGACCCGCGCGAGGCCGACGCCAGCCACCACACCTATAAAGGCTACGGCTTGCCCCGCAGCCAATTGGCCGATGCTGGCTATAACCTCGATCTGCCGCTGAACGACGCCGTGACGCTGTATTCGTTCTCGACCCTGGCTACCCGCGAGAACAACGACGGCCAGAACTTCCGCCTGCCCAGCGGACGCAACACCATCACCACCGGCCCTAATGGTTATCCCGACGGTTACAGCCCTTACTGGCTGGTCAACGAAACCGACTTCCAGTCGGCCTTCGGCGCCAAGGGTGACAACTTCGGCGGCTGGGCCTGGGACCTGAGCAGCACCTACGGGCGCAACTACGCCAAACAACGGACTTACGACAACCAGAACCCGTCACTGGGGGAAAACACGCCGAACAAGTTCACCTCTGGCATCTACATCGCAGACCAACTCACCAGTAACCTCGACCTGAAGAAAAGCTACGAGATCGGTCTGGCTAAACCGATGGATGTGGCTTTCGGTTTCGAGCATCGGCGGGAAAGCTACGAGACCCGCGCCGGGTCCGAGGACTCTTATATTGATGGCGGCTACGTGTTCCCGGACGATAGTCCGCGCGCCGGGCAACGTCCTGATCCGGGTGCGCAAGTCACCAACGGCATCACCCCTGAAGATGCGCAGAAAGTCAGCCGCAACAGCGTCGCCAGTTACATCGACCTCGGCTTCTACCCGGTCGAGCAGTGGTACTTCGGCGTCGCCGGGCGTTACGAGCACTACAACGAAGGCATCGGCGGTACGCGCAGCGGGAAACTCAGCACCCGCTACGAGTTCAACCCGCTGTTCTCGGTGCGCGGCAGCGTCAGCAATGGCTTTCGCGCTCCTTCGCTGGCCAACCAGATTTTCACCGCGCGCTCGACCGGGTTCGACACCATCAATGGCGTCTACCAGTCCTACAACTATGTGATCCTGCCGGTGAATTCAGCGGGCGCCCAAGCCCTTGGGGCCCAAGCGTTGAAGCCAGAGCGTTCGACCAACTTCAGCCTCGGTTTCGCACTGACCCCCAGCGAAGACCTGAGCCTGACCGTCGACGGCTACGTGATCAACCTGCGCGATCGGCTGGTGCTCAGCGAACGCTTCCAGGGCCCGGGCGTCGCCAGCCTGCTCGACAGCATCGGCGTGCCGGCCACTGCGGGCGCGCAGTACTTCACCAACGGCGCCAACACCCGCACGTCCGGGGTCGATGTGGTCGGCAACTATCGGCAAAACCTGAACCGCTATGGCACGGTGAAGTGGACCGCGGCGCTGAACTACAACCACACGCAAATCCTCAGCGTGAACGACACGCCGGAGCAATTGACTGCGTTGGGGGGCAACTTTCAACTGATGGGCCGCCAATCCCGGGCGCTGATTACCAAGACCTCGCCAAGCAGCAAGATGATTTTCTCCGCCGATTGGGGCATCAGCGACGTCGACGTCAATCTGCGCCTGACCCGTTACGGCAAATACACCGAGGTCAACAGCTCGAGCGATCCGAGCCTGGACCGCGAGTATTCCGCCAAATGGATTACTGACCTCGACGTGGCGTATGCGCTGACCAAGCAACTGACCGTGGCCGTGGGTGCGCAGAACCTGTTCGACAAATACCCCGACCACATCGGCGTGCCCAATTCTTCGTTCGGCGACAACTGGGGCAGCTACTCACCGTTTGGCTTTACCGGTGGTTACTACTACACCCGCGTGCAATACGCGTTTTGA
- a CDS encoding RidA family protein: MKTLTLLTGLLMTATALTSHADEIKRIALPNSNFPISLAVSVPAQTELLFVSGLLADLHDPKAPKDSFAAYGDTVTQTTSILNKLKGVLQSQGLDLGDVVQLRVFLVGDPAKSNKLDFAGLQEGYTPFFGSTAQPNKPARTAIQVVALPLPGGLVEIEAVAARKK; this comes from the coding sequence ATGAAAACCCTTACTTTGCTCACAGGACTGCTCATGACCGCAACCGCCCTCACCAGCCACGCCGACGAGATCAAACGCATCGCCCTGCCCAACTCGAACTTCCCGATTTCGCTGGCAGTGTCGGTGCCGGCGCAAACCGAGCTGCTGTTTGTCAGCGGATTGCTCGCCGACCTGCACGACCCGAAAGCACCGAAGGATTCCTTCGCGGCCTACGGCGATACCGTGACCCAGACCACTTCAATCCTGAACAAACTCAAAGGCGTGTTGCAAAGCCAAGGCCTGGACCTCGGTGACGTGGTGCAACTGCGGGTGTTCCTGGTGGGCGATCCGGCCAAGAGCAACAAGCTCGATTTCGCCGGGTTACAGGAAGGCTATACGCCGTTTTTCGGCAGTACCGCACAACCGAACAAACCGGCACGCACGGCGATTCAGGTCGTGGCCCTGCCGCTGCCCGGCGGTCTGGTGGAAATCGAAGCCGTCGCCGCCCGCAAGAAATGA
- a CDS encoding flavin monoamine oxidase family protein, protein MAFTRREMITRIAAVGGYSAAVSALGALGLTPQAMAATFTPLQLGSSGKGKNVVVVGAGISGLVSAYELRKAGFTVTILEARERVGGRNWTLRRGTKVDFDDGVSQTVDFDEGHFFNAGPARIPSHHQTILGYCRELGVELQVLVNSSRNALALPDPNKPAFQLRQAVNDTRGQLSELLARTVSRKALDQDLSVDDRQALLNFLKVYGDLNADFQYKGSVRSGYTRVPGAGDQTGVTRAPLELQTLLNPKLWGALVFDEIPEFSSTMFQPVGGMDRIPYAFYDKLKDAVRFNAEVSDIQTSENGSRITYRDRKTGKTQTLNADYAVVTVPLPLLAKLPSNFSPPFKQAILSAQSDQANKVAWQSPRFWETDFNIYGGLSYLDHEVKGLWYPSDRLNSAQGILVAAYNTSESAQSFSKKTIAEQFASSRQAVELLHPGHSAKLQKPVAINWAKVPFSKGPWIVNDEVGESAYQILNEPQGRTYLASDALAHGGVGIWQNSAADSARRIVGLIGRHAERTQSGVAA, encoded by the coding sequence ATGGCTTTCACCCGCAGAGAAATGATTACCCGCATCGCCGCCGTCGGCGGCTATAGTGCCGCGGTCAGCGCCCTCGGCGCGCTGGGACTCACCCCTCAGGCAATGGCCGCCACCTTCACCCCGCTGCAACTGGGCAGCAGTGGTAAAGGTAAAAACGTGGTGGTGGTCGGTGCCGGGATTTCCGGCCTGGTCAGTGCCTACGAGCTGCGCAAGGCCGGTTTTACAGTGACCATTCTGGAAGCCCGCGAGCGGGTTGGCGGGCGCAACTGGACCCTGCGCCGCGGCACCAAAGTCGATTTCGACGATGGCGTCAGCCAGACCGTCGACTTCGATGAAGGCCACTTCTTCAACGCCGGCCCGGCGCGGATTCCCAGCCATCACCAGACGATCCTCGGCTACTGCCGCGAGTTGGGCGTCGAGTTGCAAGTGCTGGTCAACAGCAGTCGCAATGCACTGGCCTTGCCGGACCCAAACAAACCGGCGTTCCAGTTGCGCCAGGCAGTCAACGACACTCGCGGCCAGTTGTCCGAATTGCTGGCGCGCACTGTCAGCCGCAAAGCCCTCGATCAGGACTTGAGCGTCGATGACCGCCAGGCGCTGCTGAACTTCCTCAAGGTCTATGGCGACCTGAATGCCGACTTCCAATACAAGGGCTCGGTACGCTCGGGTTACACCCGCGTACCGGGTGCCGGCGATCAAACCGGCGTGACCCGGGCGCCGCTGGAGCTGCAAACCCTGCTCAACCCCAAGCTCTGGGGTGCGTTGGTGTTCGATGAAATCCCGGAGTTTTCCTCGACCATGTTCCAGCCGGTCGGCGGCATGGACCGGATTCCCTATGCGTTCTACGACAAGCTAAAGGATGCGGTGCGCTTCAACGCCGAAGTCAGCGACATCCAGACTTCCGAAAACGGCAGCCGCATCACCTACCGGGATCGCAAGACCGGCAAGACCCAAACCCTGAACGCCGATTACGCCGTGGTCACGGTGCCCCTGCCGTTGCTGGCCAAACTGCCGAGCAACTTCAGCCCGCCGTTCAAGCAAGCGATTCTCAGCGCCCAAAGCGACCAAGCGAACAAAGTGGCCTGGCAGTCACCACGCTTCTGGGAAACCGACTTCAACATCTACGGCGGATTGTCTTACCTGGATCATGAAGTCAAAGGTCTGTGGTATCCGAGCGATCGGTTGAACAGCGCCCAGGGGATTCTGGTCGCGGCTTACAACACCAGCGAATCGGCCCAATCCTTCAGCAAAAAAACCATCGCCGAACAGTTTGCCTCCTCGCGGCAAGCCGTCGAACTGCTGCACCCCGGACACAGCGCCAAGCTGCAAAAACCGGTGGCGATCAACTGGGCCAAGGTGCCTTTCAGCAAAGGCCCGTGGATCGTCAACGATGAAGTTGGCGAGAGCGCCTACCAGATCCTCAACGAGCCCCAGGGCCGTACTTACCTGGCCAGCGACGCCCTCGCCCACGGCGGTGTCGGCATCTGGCAGAACAGCGCCGCCGATTCTGCGCGACGCATCGTCGGGCTGATTGGCCGACATGCCGAACGTACCCAATCGGGCGTTGCTGCCTGA
- a CDS encoding TonB-dependent receptor, translated as MHNTFTANRLTLAVSLALFGLSAHAEENTKDGALPVVTVTAEHHAEDLQKTPLAISAFDEKALEDKQIKSVRDLSGQVPNLTLSRQSISYSAQTYGIRGIGETDPIQESAVAVYADDLYIPRAISSMLDFNDVERVEVLRGPQGTLYGRNSSAGAIRVITRDPTQETRGFFELGAGNYNAQNERFLISGPLVDNALFGSFSAIHLTRDGTVSDPTRDKDVNNVDIQSYRGKLRFNPIDSPWDVQLTLAGTFDRGDTTSYTPFDANGHFDKFKSYSSLDPKNRLDQGSSILRAIYSINDHLNFKSVTAYSAFNQPVDYDNSGQAALIQQNLITYKQDYATQEFQLNGDYDKFSFSTGLYLYREKFEADRDNLTYSVARNQVIGQGQYSTTNTESYALYGQGSYKLTPQLSLIAGLRFTREHKNFDYTNYAINTDRQITGTNFTAESSKSWQSTSPKIGFEYAWTPHLNQYAYVAKGFKAGGYDNRAPTQAAAEQAFSPEDVTTWETGFKGDFFDQRLRANVALFYNDYKDLQTNAYDPALGVSLRTNVGRAHTYGVELETLTALTRDLQLTANVGYLQSKYDDFENASGAGVDANGKQLVFSPRWNASVGLNYTIPAGLPGTLLAGTDAQFQTKSYANALNDDIQEIPTQTFWNANTRYISSDGHWTTTLAVKNLLDRAYPQSVGFVPSSGARYYSINDPRTLLLSLRYDL; from the coding sequence ATGCACAACACCTTCACAGCAAACCGTCTGACGCTGGCCGTATCGCTGGCCCTGTTCGGCTTGTCGGCCCACGCCGAAGAAAACACCAAGGATGGTGCCCTCCCCGTTGTAACAGTCACCGCCGAACACCACGCAGAGGACTTGCAAAAGACCCCGCTGGCAATCTCTGCGTTCGACGAAAAAGCCCTTGAAGACAAGCAGATCAAAAGCGTCCGCGACCTCTCCGGGCAAGTGCCGAACCTGACGCTCAGCCGTCAGTCGATCTCCTACAGCGCGCAGACCTACGGCATTCGTGGCATCGGCGAGACCGATCCGATCCAGGAATCCGCCGTCGCGGTGTACGCCGATGATTTGTACATCCCGCGGGCGATTTCCTCGATGCTCGACTTCAACGACGTCGAGCGCGTGGAAGTGTTGCGCGGCCCCCAAGGCACGCTCTACGGACGCAACAGCAGCGCCGGCGCGATTCGCGTGATCACCCGCGACCCGACCCAGGAAACCCGTGGTTTCTTCGAGCTCGGTGCCGGCAACTACAACGCCCAGAACGAGCGCTTCCTGATCAGCGGCCCGCTGGTGGACAACGCGTTGTTCGGGAGTTTTTCAGCCATTCACCTGACCCGCGACGGCACTGTCTCCGACCCGACGCGCGACAAGGATGTGAACAACGTTGATATCCAGTCCTACCGCGGCAAGTTGCGCTTCAACCCGATCGATTCACCATGGGATGTGCAACTGACCCTGGCCGGCACCTTTGACCGTGGCGACACCACCAGCTACACACCCTTTGATGCCAACGGCCACTTCGACAAATTCAAGAGCTACAGCAGCCTCGACCCGAAGAACCGTCTCGATCAGGGCAGCTCAATACTGCGTGCGATCTATTCGATCAACGACCACCTGAACTTCAAATCGGTGACCGCCTATTCGGCGTTCAACCAGCCGGTGGACTATGACAACTCGGGGCAGGCAGCCCTGATTCAGCAAAACCTGATCACCTACAAGCAGGACTACGCCACCCAGGAATTCCAGCTCAACGGCGACTACGACAAGTTCAGCTTCAGCACCGGCCTGTACCTGTACCGCGAGAAGTTCGAAGCCGATCGCGACAACCTCACCTATTCGGTTGCGCGCAACCAAGTGATCGGCCAGGGCCAATACAGCACGACCAACACCGAGAGCTACGCGCTGTATGGCCAGGGCAGTTACAAACTCACGCCACAGCTGTCGCTGATCGCCGGGCTGCGCTTTACCCGCGAACACAAGAACTTCGACTACACCAACTACGCGATCAACACCGATCGGCAGATCACCGGGACCAACTTCACTGCCGAGTCGAGCAAGTCGTGGCAGTCCACCAGCCCGAAAATCGGCTTCGAATACGCCTGGACCCCGCATCTGAATCAGTACGCCTACGTCGCCAAAGGCTTCAAGGCTGGCGGCTACGACAACCGTGCGCCGACCCAGGCCGCTGCCGAACAAGCGTTCTCACCGGAAGACGTGACCACCTGGGAAACCGGCTTCAAGGGTGACTTCTTCGACCAACGCCTGCGGGCCAACGTCGCGCTGTTCTACAACGACTACAAGGACCTGCAAACCAACGCCTACGACCCGGCGCTGGGCGTGAGCCTGCGGACCAACGTCGGTCGGGCCCACACCTACGGCGTCGAGCTGGAAACCCTGACCGCACTGACCCGCGACCTGCAACTGACCGCTAACGTCGGCTACCTGCAAAGCAAGTACGACGACTTCGAAAATGCCAGCGGCGCCGGTGTCGATGCCAACGGCAAACAGTTGGTGTTCTCACCACGCTGGAACGCCAGCGTCGGCCTCAACTACACCATCCCGGCCGGGCTGCCCGGCACCTTGCTGGCGGGCACCGATGCGCAGTTCCAGACCAAGTCCTACGCCAACGCGCTGAACGACGACATCCAGGAAATTCCGACACAAACCTTCTGGAACGCCAACACCCGCTACATCTCCAGCGACGGTCACTGGACCACCACGCTGGCGGTGAAAAACCTGCTCGACCGCGCCTACCCGCAATCGGTCGGCTTCGTGCCGTCCAGTGGCGCTCGCTACTACTCGATCAACGACCCGCGAACCCTGTTGTTGTCGCTGCGCTACGACCTCTGA
- a CDS encoding D-isomer specific 2-hydroxyacid dehydrogenase family protein, translated as MSQLVIASQLDEDFNEVIRQRLTQSHPDAQVIGVPAGVPSDLPTEVSILLARPINVRGYLAPNTPPPGWPYGLKWIQVVSSGIDFYPQWLFNGPPVSTSRGSAAENIAEFALAAIFAAAKRLPDIWVHDAQWNFTALTPLKGTTLGILGFGAIGRSLAAKAHALGINVLALRQSQTPFEVEGVEAARDIHDLFARADHLVLAAPLTSATRHIVNSAVLASAKPGLHLINIARGGLLDHGALLEALDSGAIGLASLDVTEPEPLPDGHPLYVHPRVRLSPHTSAISSNSRHEIADSFLANLERFLNGLAPENLANVQRGY; from the coding sequence ATGAGCCAGCTTGTGATTGCCAGCCAACTGGATGAAGACTTCAACGAGGTGATCCGCCAACGCCTCACGCAATCGCACCCCGACGCCCAAGTGATTGGCGTGCCGGCCGGCGTGCCCAGCGACCTGCCGACTGAGGTCAGTATTCTGCTGGCGCGGCCGATCAATGTGCGCGGCTATCTGGCGCCAAACACGCCTCCACCGGGTTGGCCTTATGGGTTGAAGTGGATTCAGGTGGTGTCTTCCGGCATCGACTTCTACCCCCAATGGCTGTTCAACGGCCCGCCGGTGAGTACGTCCCGAGGTAGCGCCGCTGAGAATATCGCCGAATTCGCCCTGGCGGCGATCTTCGCCGCCGCCAAGCGCCTGCCGGACATTTGGGTACATGACGCGCAATGGAACTTCACAGCACTGACACCGCTGAAGGGCACTACGCTGGGGATTCTTGGCTTCGGCGCGATTGGCCGCAGCCTGGCGGCCAAGGCCCACGCACTGGGCATCAACGTGCTGGCGTTGCGTCAGAGTCAGACGCCATTCGAGGTTGAAGGTGTCGAGGCCGCGCGGGATATCCATGATCTGTTTGCCCGCGCCGATCACTTGGTGCTGGCGGCGCCACTGACCAGTGCGACACGGCATATCGTCAACAGCGCGGTGCTCGCCAGTGCCAAGCCTGGCCTGCACCTAATCAACATCGCCCGCGGTGGTTTGCTGGACCATGGAGCGTTGCTTGAGGCGCTGGACAGCGGAGCGATCGGACTGGCCTCGCTGGACGTTACCGAACCCGAACCGCTGCCCGACGGGCACCCGCTCTATGTTCATCCGAGGGTTCGCCTGTCGCCGCATACCTCAGCGATTTCCAGCAACAGTCGACACGAAATTGCCGACAGTTTCCTGGCCAATCTTGAGCGGTTCCTTAACGGGTTGGCGCCGGAGAATCTGGCGAACGTACAGCGCGGGTATTAA
- a CDS encoding acyl-CoA dehydrogenase family protein, with protein MSLSSQHPPLLRSVEAANFEALLETIGAQLGTTAHRYDESGAFPHDNFKLLHEHGLVALTVPKALGGGGASLVQARKAINAIAKGEPSTALILVMQYLQHTRLQDSKNWPEALRLQVAQDAVEQGALINALRVEPDLGTPARGGLPATVARRTAAGWRISGRKIYSTGSHGLTWFSVWARSTDEDPLVGAWLVHKDTPGISIIEDWDHLGMRATCSHEVVFDNVLVPLDHAVSVSPWSAPQPELDGDGFLWMSVLLSSVYDGVAQAAREWFVGWLEQRKPSNLGAALSTLPRFQETVGHIDTLLFANRSLLDTAAEGRTPASHAAQLKYLVTGNAIRAVELAIEASGNPGLSRHNPLQRHYRDVLCSRVHTPQNDAVLQGVGKAVFAQRQQKERP; from the coding sequence ATGAGTCTTTCTTCTCAACACCCGCCCTTGCTGCGTTCAGTCGAAGCGGCCAATTTCGAAGCACTGCTGGAAACCATCGGCGCGCAACTCGGCACCACGGCGCACCGGTATGACGAAAGCGGTGCCTTCCCCCATGACAACTTCAAGCTGCTGCATGAGCACGGTCTGGTCGCACTGACGGTGCCCAAAGCCCTCGGCGGTGGCGGCGCGAGTCTGGTTCAGGCCCGCAAGGCGATCAACGCCATCGCCAAGGGGGAACCGTCGACCGCGTTGATTCTGGTGATGCAGTACCTCCAGCACACACGCCTGCAAGACAGTAAAAACTGGCCTGAAGCGCTACGCCTGCAAGTGGCGCAAGACGCCGTCGAGCAAGGCGCGTTGATCAACGCCCTGCGGGTCGAGCCTGACCTCGGCACCCCGGCCCGTGGCGGTTTGCCGGCGACTGTCGCCCGGCGCACTGCGGCGGGTTGGCGGATCAGCGGCCGAAAAATCTACTCCACCGGCAGTCATGGCCTGACCTGGTTCAGCGTCTGGGCGCGCAGTACCGATGAAGACCCGCTGGTCGGCGCCTGGCTGGTGCACAAGGACACGCCCGGCATCAGCATCATCGAAGATTGGGACCACCTCGGCATGCGCGCGACGTGCAGCCATGAAGTGGTGTTCGACAACGTGCTGGTGCCGCTGGATCACGCGGTCAGTGTCAGCCCCTGGAGCGCGCCGCAACCCGAGCTCGATGGCGATGGTTTTCTGTGGATGTCGGTGTTGCTTTCATCGGTCTACGACGGCGTTGCACAAGCCGCGCGAGAATGGTTTGTAGGCTGGCTGGAACAACGCAAACCGTCCAACCTCGGCGCAGCGCTGTCGACCCTGCCGCGCTTTCAGGAAACCGTCGGGCACATCGACACGCTGTTGTTCGCCAACCGTAGCCTGCTGGATACCGCAGCCGAGGGACGCACGCCGGCGAGTCATGCTGCGCAACTGAAATACCTGGTGACCGGCAACGCCATTCGCGCCGTCGAGCTGGCCATTGAAGCGTCCGGTAACCCCGGCCTGTCACGCCACAATCCACTGCAACGGCATTACCGCGATGTACTGTGCAGTCGCGTTCACACACCGCAAAACGATGCCGTGCTGCAAGGCGTCGGCAAAGCTGTTTTCGCCCAGCGCCAGCAAAAGGAACGCCCATGA
- a CDS encoding ABC transporter substrate-binding protein, giving the protein MTKNITQGQFNRRGFLTASSIAVGALGLSSLGLTSRAFAQNTQLSDLTLGVATYRGQESYFTDDAGTSNRPYKVDYAEFAGGNLIVEALASGSLDIGSMSEIPPIFSIQSHRQPRLIAVIQGDVNNQVFLIPKDSTIESVEQLRGKRVGYVRSTTSHYFLIKALKEQGLTMKDITAVALTPQDGFSAFQSGQLDAWVIYGVFIQLAKFRSGARVLKTAEGYLSGNYLMAARPAALEDPLRKQAIQDYLQRTARTLEWINNNPEPWAAKSAQLLGVDKAVFLDMYNSRSQPWKVLEVDDQAIASQQEVADLFFDAGVLTERLDVSPLWDKNFRLLPL; this is encoded by the coding sequence ATGACGAAAAACATCACCCAGGGGCAGTTCAATCGTCGCGGCTTTCTGACGGCCAGTTCGATTGCCGTCGGGGCGCTGGGGCTTTCCTCTCTCGGATTGACCTCGCGCGCGTTCGCGCAAAACACTCAACTGTCGGACCTGACCTTGGGGGTCGCCACCTACCGCGGCCAGGAATCGTATTTCACCGACGACGCCGGCACATCCAACCGCCCTTACAAAGTCGACTATGCGGAATTTGCCGGCGGCAACCTGATCGTCGAAGCGCTGGCTTCGGGCAGCCTGGACATCGGCTCCATGAGCGAGATCCCGCCGATTTTCTCGATCCAGAGCCATCGCCAGCCACGACTGATCGCTGTGATTCAGGGCGATGTGAACAATCAGGTGTTCCTGATTCCAAAGGACTCAACCATCGAATCCGTCGAGCAGTTGCGCGGCAAACGGGTCGGTTATGTGCGCTCCACCACCTCGCACTATTTTCTGATCAAGGCCTTGAAGGAACAGGGCCTGACCATGAAGGACATCACTGCGGTGGCACTGACGCCGCAGGACGGTTTCAGTGCCTTCCAGAGCGGCCAGCTCGATGCGTGGGTGATTTACGGGGTGTTTATCCAGTTGGCGAAATTCCGCAGCGGCGCCCGGGTCTTGAAAACCGCTGAGGGTTATTTGTCCGGCAACTACTTGATGGCCGCGCGCCCCGCCGCCCTCGAAGACCCGCTGCGCAAACAGGCGATTCAGGACTACTTGCAGCGCACGGCGCGCACGCTGGAGTGGATCAACAACAACCCCGAACCTTGGGCTGCCAAATCGGCGCAATTGTTGGGTGTCGACAAAGCGGTGTTTCTCGACATGTACAACAGCCGCAGCCAGCCGTGGAAAGTCCTCGAAGTGGACGACCAGGCGATTGCCTCGCAGCAGGAGGTTGCGGATTTGTTCTTCGATGCGGGGGTTTTGACTGAGCGGCTGGATGTCAGTCCGTTGTGGGACAAAAACTTCCGACTATTGCCGCTATGA